In Kitasatospora sp. NA04385, a single genomic region encodes these proteins:
- a CDS encoding nucleotidyltransferase domain-containing protein → MREMLIEQARRLVAELHPDASAVVLAGSVAAGRARAGSDLDLAVLLPDGRDTHRATLRHEGRIAEVFAHTRAGLDELRAFDAASRRGVVQQLYATGLVLLDRDGHAARIVEDCRAELRAGPPPLTAEQRENLRYALTDLLDDLRDAPDRLEALAVGADTLRSAADLLSDHHRAWTGTGKWFPRRLLAADPDLGRDLLEAHRALSETGDPAALLTAAEAVLALAGGPLSAGYHRSWPPAAPASGAAAPGR, encoded by the coding sequence ATGCGGGAGATGCTGATCGAACAGGCCAGGAGACTCGTCGCCGAGCTTCACCCCGACGCGTCGGCCGTGGTGCTGGCCGGCTCGGTGGCCGCGGGACGGGCCCGGGCGGGCAGCGACCTCGACCTGGCCGTCCTGCTGCCCGACGGCCGGGACACCCACCGCGCGACACTGCGCCACGAGGGCCGGATCGCCGAGGTGTTCGCGCACACCCGGGCCGGGCTCGACGAGCTGCGGGCCTTCGACGCCGCCTCCCGCCGAGGGGTGGTCCAGCAGCTGTACGCGACCGGACTGGTCCTGCTCGACCGGGACGGGCACGCCGCCCGGATCGTCGAGGACTGCCGGGCCGAACTGCGGGCCGGACCGCCCCCGCTCACGGCCGAGCAGCGCGAGAACCTGCGGTACGCCCTGACCGACCTGCTGGACGACCTGCGCGACGCCCCGGACCGCCTGGAGGCACTGGCCGTCGGCGCCGACACCCTCCGCTCCGCCGCCGACCTGCTCAGCGACCACCACCGGGCCTGGACGGGAACGGGCAAGTGGTTCCCGCGCCGCCTGCTCGCCGCCGACCCCGACCTCGGCCGGGACCTGCTGGAAGCCCACCGCGCCCTGTCCGAGACCGGCGACCCCGCCGCCCTGCTGACGGCCGCCGAAGCCGTCCTCGCCCTGGCCGGCGGCCCCCTCTCGGCCGGCTACCACCGCAGCTGGCCCCCGGCCGCACCCGCTTCCGGTGCGGCCGCTCCCGGGCGGTGA
- a CDS encoding HoxN/HupN/NixA family nickel/cobalt transporter, with protein MAAFIVALHVIGWVTLVAVVAPEHHALGTQTFGVGIGVTAYTLGMRHAFDADHIAAIDNTTRKLMEQRKRPLSVGFWFSLGHSSIVFALAVLLSLGVKALAGPLQNDGSALHQVTGLIGTAVSGAFLYLIAIVNLVILVGLWKVFRQMRAGHLDEAALDERLDKRGLMNRLLGRVTNSVGEPWHMYPLGMLFGLGFDTATEIALLVLAGSGAASGLPWYAILCLPVLFAAGMCLLDTIDGSFMNFAYGWAFSKPARKIYYNLTVTGLSITVALLIGTVELLGLLADKLALHGPFWDWISRLDLNTVGFAIVGLFVATWLIALAVWRFARIEEKWNVPGPAIAPAAANEG; from the coding sequence ATGGCCGCGTTCATCGTCGCCCTGCACGTCATCGGCTGGGTCACCCTGGTCGCCGTCGTCGCCCCCGAGCACCACGCCCTGGGCACCCAGACCTTCGGCGTCGGAATCGGCGTCACCGCCTACACCCTCGGCATGCGCCACGCCTTCGACGCCGACCACATCGCCGCCATCGACAACACCACCCGCAAGCTCATGGAACAGCGGAAGAGGCCCCTGTCGGTCGGCTTCTGGTTCTCCCTCGGGCATTCGTCCATCGTGTTCGCCCTCGCCGTCCTGCTCTCGCTCGGCGTCAAAGCCCTGGCCGGCCCGCTCCAGAACGACGGCTCCGCTCTCCACCAGGTCACCGGCCTGATCGGCACCGCCGTCTCCGGCGCCTTCCTGTACCTGATCGCGATCGTGAACCTCGTCATCCTCGTCGGCCTGTGGAAGGTGTTCCGCCAGATGCGTGCCGGCCACCTCGACGAAGCCGCGTTGGACGAGCGGCTCGACAAGCGCGGCCTGATGAACCGGCTGCTCGGACGCGTGACGAACTCGGTCGGCGAACCGTGGCACATGTACCCGCTGGGCATGCTCTTCGGCCTCGGCTTCGACACCGCCACCGAGATCGCCCTGCTCGTCCTCGCCGGGTCCGGCGCCGCGTCCGGCCTGCCGTGGTACGCGATCCTGTGCCTGCCGGTGCTGTTCGCCGCCGGCATGTGCCTGCTGGACACCATCGACGGCTCGTTCATGAACTTCGCCTACGGCTGGGCGTTCTCCAAACCCGCCCGCAAGATCTACTACAACCTGACCGTCACCGGCCTGTCGATCACCGTCGCCCTCCTCATCGGCACCGTCGAGCTGCTCGGCCTGCTCGCCGACAAGCTCGCCCTGCACGGGCCCTTCTGGGACTGGATCTCCCGACTCGACCTCAACACCGTCGGCTTCGCGATCGTCGGCCTGTTCGTCGCCACCTGGCTCATCGCGCTCGCCGTGTGGAGGTTTGCGCGGATCGAGGAGAAGTGGAACGTCCCCGGCCCGGCCATCGCCCCTGCAGCGGCGAACGAGGGCTGA